Within the Miscanthus floridulus cultivar M001 chromosome 17, ASM1932011v1, whole genome shotgun sequence genome, the region TATTAATCGCTGCAACTTCACTTTTTTTTCTGACAGAACTTATGCAAGCAAGTACATCCCCATCATTGCTAGTGTCAGTGAACACCAACCTCCTACCTGGCCCTCTTATTTTATGGACATTAATGTGTTGGCCTTCCTGATTCCTGCTGGGATTATTGTAAGAACTATACTTTGTCAATTAAAACTGTACCAGCAACAGTCTTAGTTCTGATTAATCGATATTTACATGATCCGCAGTCATGCTTCTTGCCTCTGTCTGATGCAAGCTCCTTCATGGTCTTGTACTTAGTCACTGCAGTGTATTTTTCTGGAGTTATGGTAAGAATCCTTGCACTAGGAAGAATTCATGCACCCTTTTTTCATTATTTACTTGTTATAACTTTCTGTGGCATCCATGCTTTGCTAGGTACGGCTTATGCTTGTCCTTGCTCCTGCTGCGTGCATTTTATCTGGGATTGCTCTATCTGAAGTTTTCAGTGTCCTCACACGATCCATTAAATTTCAGCTGTCAAAATTTTCTTATGACAGCCCTACTTCTGTATGGTTCCTTCTTACATTTTTTTCCTTTATACTAGAATCAAAGTACCCATCCAATCACTTGTTGACAACCTGTTTTCTTCTGAAACTAAAGTCAGGTGACAGTAGCCCAGAGAGTTCAACAAATTCAACAAAAAATGAAAATAGGAATGAAAAATCTGAAACGGCTCCAAAGGAAAAACCGTCAAAGAAGAACCGGAAGAAGGAGAAAGAAGTAGCAGAGAGTGTTTCTGTAAAGCCTAAAAAGGAAAAGAGGCTTTTGGTTCTGCCTTTTGAATTATCTGTTATGGGTATTTTGTTGCTGATCGTGTTAGGTGGTTTCTATGTGGTAAGTTCTCTGTTGTTAGTCTTACCAGAATGAATGTCTTCATTGAAAGAGAGGCAATCTTACTGTTAATGATTCCATTTTTGTAGGTCCATTGTGTATGGGCGGCAGCTGAAGCGTACTCGGCGCCTTCAATTGTGTTGACATCTCGTTCACGGGATGGATTGCATGTTTTTGATGATTTCCGTGAAGCTTATGCATGGCTGAGCCATAACACAGATGTTGATGACAAGGTATGATCACCCCTTTGATTTCTATTGTTCGTGGACTGACTTTTATACTTACACATTAAGGTGTTGCGCTGAAGGTTGCTTCCTGGTGGGACTATGGTTACCAAACAACTGCAATGGCCAACAGAACTGTGATTGTAGACAATAACACCTGGAACAACACTCATATAGCAACAGTTGGTACAGCAATGTCGTCCCCAGAAAAAGCAGCTTGGGAAATCTTCAATTCTTTAGATGTCAAATATGTGCTTGTTGTCTTTGGAGGTTGGTGCTTTATGGCACATAGGAGGGAAAAAACCAATGTAACTTGGACAGTTGGTCGCAAATCCTGACACAAATGTTTCTTTAACAGGACTTGTTGGATACCCTAGCGATGATATCAATAAGTTCCTTTGGATGGTACGGATAGGAGGTGGTGTGTTCCCTCACATCAAGGAACCAGATTATCTTGTAAGTTGTGAACTCCGTCAACAACGCCCTATACACATCATTTTGGTAGCATAATAAGGGGGGGAAAGGTGAAATATACATGCATTTGCATAGCTCTTTCTTTATTCTGATTTTTGAGTTAATGTTATTGGCAGAGGGATGGTCAATACCGCGTTGATGCTCAAGCCACTCCAACTATGCTGAATTGTCTCATGTACAAGCTTTGTTATTACAGGTCTGGTAAACTGAATCAAGAAGACTGATTTTAATTGGAACGTCCAATCATCACATATGTCCTTTGTGTCCTCTAGGTTTGTGGAGACAGATGGAAAAGGCTTTGACAGAGTAAGAGGATATGAAATAGGAAAGAAGCATTTCAAGCTAACACATTTTGAGGAGGTATTATGATGTTACTCTCTGTTCAAATAGGCAACAGTTGATTTTTCATCTATTATACTAACTTGAACCTTTGCTTTATGTTTACCCATCTTGATGATGAATAAAGGTATTCACAACCCACCATTGGATGGTCCGTATATATAAACTGAAACCCCAGAAGAACAGGGTTCGAGGCAAGTTGAAGAAGCCGAAGGCTGTAAGTGTGACAGACCTAGTGTAGTTATGTACCTCATTCTTTTTGAGCTCATTCTAACACATTTTATGCTTGGTTTTGTACCTGCAGAGTGCCAAAACTAGTTCCACACTTGGGGCAGGGCAAAAGAAGAACCCGTGGCAATAGATGAAGTTAACAATAGCACCATTTACTTGATACTTGTTGCTAGGTGAACTGCACTACGTGAACCAGAGAACCACAGAACTAGATTAGAGATCTGCACTGTTGTATTTGACTCTCGTTATATGTTCTTGCGGCCAGAGTGCTGATGAAATTTTTGATAGACCAGAGGAAGTTTATCTATCCCATGGGTAGAGATTGGATGCGGAATTTCTTGGCGAAAGGGTTGCTTAAACTCCCAGTGTACTTGCTGTT harbors:
- the LOC136514941 gene encoding dolichyl-diphosphooligosaccharide--protein glycosyltransferase subunit STT3A-like; this encodes MAEPEVSPAAAGGGGKLRNAFGGVLCAFTLLLIGVVAFSIRLFSVIKYESVIHEFDPYFNFRVTQFLSKNGIYEFWNWFDDRTWYPLGRVIGGTVYPGLTLTAGTIWWLLNSLNIPLSVETVCVFTAPIFSANASWATYLLTKEAKGTGAGLMAAAILAMVPSYISRSVAGSYDNEAVAIFALIFTFYLYVKTLNTGSLFYATLNALSYFYMVCSWGGYTFIINLIPMHVLLCIVTGRYSSRLYIAYAPLVILGTLLAALVPVVGFNAVMTSEHFASFLVFIILHVVAIVYYIKGLLTPRLFKVAMTLVISVGLAVCFAVVAILVALVASSPTKGWSGRSLSLLDPTYASKYIPIIASVSEHQPPTWPSYFMDINVLAFLIPAGIISCFLPLSDASSFMVLYLVTAVYFSGVMVRLMLVLAPAACILSGIALSEVFSVLTRSIKFQLSKFSYDSPTSSGDSSPESSTNSTKNENRNEKSETAPKEKPSKKNRKKEKEVAESVSVKPKKEKRLLVLPFELSVMGILLLIVLGGFYVVHCVWAAAEAYSAPSIVLTSRSRDGLHVFDDFREAYAWLSHNTDVDDKVASWWDYGYQTTAMANRTVIVDNNTWNNTHIATVGTAMSSPEKAAWEIFNSLDVKYVLVVFGGLVGYPSDDINKFLWMVRIGGGVFPHIKEPDYLRDGQYRVDAQATPTMLNCLMYKLCYYRFVETDGKGFDRVRGYEIGKKHFKLTHFEEVFTTHHWMVRIYKLKPQKNRVRGKLKKPKASAKTSSTLGAGQKKNPWQ